One part of the Lachnospiraceae bacterium JLR.KK002 genome encodes these proteins:
- a CDS encoding PadR family transcriptional regulator, which translates to MATIDLIVLGMLKRESMSAYDIQKLVEYRNISKWVKISTPSIYKKVIQLEEKGLITSRTEKEGKMPEKAVYSLTDAGNEEFEKLMLEISCKPINIFLDFNAVIVNLESMEKEQQRECLDNIESNINMLKSYLEENMDLKENAPDVPATGMAVLQQQFRLVQAIEEWIRALKEELL; encoded by the coding sequence ATGGCGACCATTGACTTGATTGTATTGGGAATGTTGAAACGGGAATCAATGAGTGCATACGATATTCAGAAACTGGTGGAATACCGCAACATTTCAAAGTGGGTAAAAATCAGCACACCATCCATCTATAAAAAGGTTATCCAGTTGGAAGAAAAGGGGCTTATCACAAGCCGCACGGAGAAAGAGGGAAAAATGCCCGAAAAGGCGGTATATTCCTTGACGGATGCAGGAAATGAGGAATTTGAGAAGCTGATGCTCGAAATATCCTGCAAGCCGATTAACATATTCTTGGATTTTAATGCGGTTATTGTTAATTTAGAAAGCATGGAAAAGGAACAGCAGAGGGAATGTCTGGATAACATTGAAAGTAATATCAATATGCTGAAATCCTATCTTGAGGAGAACATGGACTTAAAAGAAAACGCTCCCGATGTTCCTGCCACGGGCATGGCAGTTCTGCAACAGCAATTTCGATTAGTGCAGGCAATCGAAGAATGGATAAGGGCATTGAAAGAAGAACTGCTGTAA
- a CDS encoding lysozyme family protein, translating to MADIKTRDAVKGTIKTLDKAAIAGSRMKSAYAKTKDKAEQGYYAEENSPTEYAADKVSHASGRIKDEGIHQFNKQGQKNAQITKENIGKAKDKIADFKAKRAKKAAEQKTMRNKTGQNAVRTIRQDGLQEIQGTASRPAVSATSVASAKTETPQTAANSLIKTRQQGKRMIKTTARNAEKTVKTTAKGTIKATEKGVKTAKATSKTAIKTTEQTAKAAQKTAKASAKAAQKAAQTAKATAKATAEATKATVKATIAAVKAIIVGTKALISALIAGGWIAVVIILIVVLLGCAVSLFGGGSDSTAYTPVSAEVEAYTPLIQKYAKQYGIPEYVELIKAVMMQESGGKGSDPMQAAEGSFNKKYPHEPNGIKDPEYSIECGVQELKAALVSAEVENPIDMERIKLALQGYNFGNGYISWAKTNYGGYSYANAVEFSAMQAQRLGWEKYGDTQYPAHVLRYYPYGRAFTSGGNHAIVEVALTQLGNEGGQPYWSWYGFGGRVEWCACFASWCADQCGYLESGIIPKFSLCSDGVNWFKGKGQWQDKNYEPQAGDLIFFDWGSDGSIDHVGIVEKCENGTVYTVEGNSGDACKQQSYPVGSGSIYGYGLPAY from the coding sequence ATGGCTGATATAAAGACCAGAGATGCGGTCAAAGGGACGATTAAGACTTTAGACAAAGCCGCCATAGCAGGCAGTCGAATGAAATCCGCTTACGCCAAAACAAAGGATAAGGCGGAGCAGGGATATTATGCGGAGGAAAATTCCCCCACGGAATATGCCGCCGACAAGGTTTCCCATGCTTCGGGGCGTATCAAGGACGAGGGCATCCACCAGTTTAATAAGCAGGGGCAGAAAAACGCCCAGATTACAAAAGAAAATATCGGTAAGGCGAAAGATAAAATCGCCGATTTTAAGGCAAAGCGGGCGAAGAAAGCCGCAGAGCAGAAAACAATGCGGAACAAGACAGGGCAAAACGCCGTGCGTACAATAAGGCAGGACGGCTTGCAGGAAATACAAGGGACTGCAAGCCGTCCCGCTGTTTCCGCTACTTCTGTTGCTTCTGCCAAGACCGAAACGCCCCAGACGGCGGCAAACTCACTGATAAAGACCAGACAGCAGGGAAAGCGGATGATAAAGACAACCGCCAGAAATGCGGAAAAAACCGTCAAGACCACAGCAAAAGGGACAATCAAGGCGACGGAAAAAGGCGTGAAAACCGCAAAGGCAACATCCAAAACGGCGATTAAAACCACGGAGCAGACCGCAAAGGCGGCGCAGAAAACAGCGAAAGCGTCCGCCAAAGCCGCCCAGAAAGCGGCGCAGACGGCAAAAGCCACCGCAAAGGCGACAGCCGAAGCGACGAAAGCCACGGTCAAGGCGACCATTGCGGCGGTCAAGGCAATCATAGTGGGGACTAAGGCGTTGATTTCCGCCCTTATCGCAGGCGGCTGGATTGCCGTCGTGATTATCCTCATCGTCGTCCTGCTTGGATGCGCCGTTTCCCTGTTCGGGGGCGGCAGCGACAGCACAGCCTATACGCCTGTCAGTGCGGAGGTGGAAGCCTACACGCCGCTGATACAGAAGTATGCGAAACAGTACGGAATCCCCGAATATGTGGAGCTTATCAAGGCGGTGATGATGCAGGAATCTGGCGGCAAGGGCAGCGACCCGATGCAGGCGGCGGAGGGGAGCTTCAATAAGAAATACCCCCATGAGCCGAACGGCATCAAAGACCCCGAATATTCTATTGAGTGCGGCGTGCAGGAGCTAAAAGCTGCCCTTGTTTCAGCCGAGGTGGAGAACCCGATTGACATGGAGCGCATCAAGCTCGCCTTGCAGGGCTACAACTTCGGCAATGGGTATATCTCATGGGCAAAGACTAATTATGGCGGCTATTCCTATGCAAATGCGGTGGAGTTCTCCGCAATGCAGGCGCAGCGGCTCGGTTGGGAGAAATACGGCGACACGCAGTACCCCGCTCATGTGCTGCGCTACTACCCATACGGGCGGGCGTTTACAAGCGGAGGAAACCATGCCATTGTGGAGGTTGCTTTGACGCAGCTCGGCAACGAGGGCGGACAGCCTTATTGGAGCTGGTACGGCTTTGGTGGGCGTGTGGAATGGTGCGCCTGCTTCGCATCGTGGTGTGCCGACCAGTGCGGCTATCTGGAAAGCGGCATCATCCCGAAATTCTCCCTCTGCTCGGACGGTGTGAACTGGTTCAAGGGCAAAGGACAATGGCAGGATAAGAACTATGAGCCGCAGGCAGGCGACCTAATTTTCTTTGATTGGGGGAGCGACGGCTCAATCGACCATGTGGGAATCGTGGAGAAGTGCGAGAATGGAACGGTCTACACCGTGGAGGGCAACTCTGGGGATGCCTGCAAACAGCAGAGCTATCCAGTCGGGAGCGGCTCTATCTACGGGTACGGCTTGCCTGCGTATTGA
- a CDS encoding MATE family efflux transporter produces the protein MNSQSKKMELLGSTSIPKALLAMGIPTMIGMLVNAFYNLVDAYFVGGLGESQMGAISVVYPLGQVVVGLGLLFGNGAASYISRLLGRGDKENADKVASTALYSSVSVGAVIILISMVFLHPILKLLGATDSILPYAATYAGIYIVSCIFNVFNVTMNNIVTSEGAAKTTMCALLTGAVLNIALDPLFIYVFDLGVAGAAIATAISQIVSTCVYLTYIFRKKSVFHFRVKDCTYAKETMSEIFKIGIPTLVFQILTSVSISLINNAAGDYGDSAIAGMGVVTRLISMGSLSVFGFIKGFQPIAGYSYGAKKFDRLREAIKTSILWSTAFCVIFGVILVLFPTSIVSQFTKGDAEMIRIGAASLRANGISIMLFGFYTVYSSLFLALGKGREGFILGACRQGICFIPVILLLPIVWGLNGIMYAQPIADVLSAVITVFMAIPLHKKLNDMQKQTTAISTKDND, from the coding sequence ATGAACAGTCAAAGTAAAAAGATGGAGCTGCTCGGCAGCACATCCATACCAAAAGCACTTTTAGCAATGGGCATCCCAACAATGATTGGCATGTTGGTAAATGCTTTCTACAACCTTGTTGACGCTTATTTTGTCGGCGGGCTAGGGGAGAGCCAGATGGGGGCAATCTCCGTGGTCTATCCGCTCGGACAGGTTGTTGTCGGTCTTGGTCTGCTGTTCGGAAACGGTGCGGCTTCTTACATTTCCCGATTGTTAGGTCGTGGGGATAAGGAAAATGCAGATAAAGTGGCAAGTACCGCTTTATACAGCAGCGTATCCGTAGGGGCGGTCATCATTCTCATTTCTATGGTGTTCCTGCATCCCATACTGAAGCTCTTGGGGGCAACCGACAGCATCCTGCCTTATGCCGCCACATACGCAGGAATTTACATTGTTTCCTGCATCTTCAATGTGTTCAATGTCACGATGAATAACATTGTGACTAGCGAAGGAGCAGCTAAAACAACCATGTGTGCCTTGCTGACGGGAGCGGTACTCAATATCGCCCTAGACCCGCTGTTTATTTATGTGTTTGATTTAGGCGTGGCAGGAGCGGCGATAGCGACCGCAATCTCACAAATCGTTTCAACCTGCGTATATCTGACCTATATTTTTCGGAAAAAGAGCGTATTCCATTTTCGGGTTAAGGACTGCACATACGCAAAAGAAACCATGTCTGAAATTTTCAAAATCGGCATCCCGACATTGGTATTCCAGATTTTAACGAGTGTGTCCATTTCCTTAATCAACAATGCCGCTGGCGATTACGGGGACTCTGCCATTGCAGGCATGGGCGTTGTTACCCGCCTTATTTCAATGGGCAGCTTGTCCGTATTCGGGTTCATCAAAGGCTTTCAGCCCATTGCAGGGTACAGTTACGGGGCGAAGAAGTTTGACCGTCTGCGTGAAGCAATCAAGACTTCCATCCTATGGTCTACGGCTTTCTGTGTAATTTTCGGTGTGATACTGGTTCTGTTCCCTACGTCTATTGTTTCCCAATTCACAAAGGGCGACGCCGAGATGATTCGCATCGGAGCAGCGTCTTTGAGGGCAAACGGCATTTCCATTATGCTCTTTGGATTTTATACGGTGTATTCTTCCCTGTTCCTTGCTTTGGGAAAAGGCAGAGAGGGTTTTATCCTCGGAGCTTGCAGGCAGGGGATTTGCTTTATCCCCGTTATCCTGCTTCTTCCGATTGTCTGGGGGCTAAATGGAATTATGTACGCCCAGCCGATTGCCGATGTGCTTTCCGCAGTCATAACGGTATTCATGGCGATACCGCTCCACAAAAAGCTGAATGATATGCAGAAACAAACTACCGCAATAAGCACGAAAGACAACGACTAA
- a CDS encoding DUF6075 family protein, whose protein sequence is MSEIRFRNAAHRDFFLESMMKCRVNDCYHRAFFYVMGIAGETRQNINAMFDFKTDCIKPEGMHGGWQTSGTVKVCHLAFNLWNGYAEEGREKLFTPEELFCCEFAPYFMEGIKARYPEYCRDLPTPKKQAEHTR, encoded by the coding sequence ATGTCAGAGATAAGGTTTCGCAACGCAGCCCACCGTGATTTTTTTCTGGAAAGTATGATGAAATGCAGGGTAAACGACTGCTATCACAGGGCGTTTTTCTATGTGATGGGGATTGCGGGGGAAACAAGGCAGAACATCAATGCCATGTTCGATTTTAAGACGGACTGCATCAAGCCAGAGGGGATGCACGGCGGATGGCAGACAAGCGGAACGGTCAAGGTCTGCCACCTTGCCTTTAACCTCTGGAACGGTTACGCCGAGGAGGGGCGTGAGAAACTCTTTACGCCAGAGGAATTGTTCTGCTGCGAGTTCGCCCCGTATTTCATGGAGGGCATCAAGGCACGGTATCCCGAATATTGCAGGGATTTACCCACGCCCAAGAAGCAGGCGGAGCATACACGTTAA
- a CDS encoding cysteine-rich KTR domain-containing protein: MERYHWIYCPVCENKTRMKIREDTEIRNFPLYCPKCRQESLINVKSLKVVVMKEPDAQTQSR; encoded by the coding sequence ATGGAACGGTATCATTGGATATATTGCCCTGTATGCGAAAATAAGACACGCATGAAAATAAGGGAAGATACAGAAATAAGGAACTTCCCTCTGTATTGCCCGAAATGCAGGCAAGAAAGTTTAATCAATGTAAAATCATTAAAAGTAGTTGTTATGAAAGAGCCAGACGCACAGACGCAGAGCCGATGA
- a CDS encoding ABC transporter ATP-binding protein: MSYILQTSHLSKTIDGKQLVTDVNIHVKKGEVYGFLGPNGAGKTTVMKMLTNLWKPTSGTVALFGKALEKNSYEVLKRMGSIIEFPTFYDHMSGKDNLQLHCEYMGYYNKGSVEEALGMLGLSDAADKPAGSYSLGMKQRLGIARAILCKPELVILDEPTNGLDPAGMKQIRDLFRMLCTEYGMTFMISSHLLPEIESIADTVGVIHHGKMMKEISMKEIAETNTAYIELAVEDTKKAAYVLAEKMQLSNFKIVNDSAIRIYEQGITTQKISRELMANDVEIASISQHTETLEDYFLKITSEVGKSC; encoded by the coding sequence ATGTCTTATATTTTGCAAACAAGCCATCTAAGCAAAACGATAGATGGGAAACAGTTAGTTACAGATGTGAATATCCATGTAAAGAAAGGTGAGGTATATGGATTTTTAGGACCGAACGGGGCAGGAAAAACCACGGTGATGAAGATGCTTACAAATCTATGGAAACCGACAAGCGGCACGGTTGCGCTGTTCGGGAAAGCATTGGAAAAAAACTCTTACGAGGTGCTGAAGCGTATGGGAAGCATCATTGAATTTCCTACATTTTATGACCATATGAGCGGAAAGGACAACTTACAGCTTCATTGTGAGTATATGGGATATTATAACAAAGGCAGCGTGGAGGAAGCACTCGGGATGCTTGGGCTTTCGGATGCGGCGGATAAGCCTGCGGGCAGCTATTCTTTAGGAATGAAGCAGCGTCTGGGGATTGCCCGTGCCATATTGTGCAAGCCAGAGTTAGTTATCCTTGACGAGCCGACAAATGGTTTAGACCCCGCAGGAATGAAGCAAATCAGAGATTTGTTTCGGATGCTATGTACCGAGTATGGAATGACGTTTATGATATCCAGTCATCTTCTCCCAGAAATAGAAAGTATTGCCGATACGGTTGGCGTTATCCATCATGGAAAGATGATGAAAGAAATATCCATGAAAGAAATTGCGGAAACAAATACGGCGTATATCGAGCTTGCCGTAGAGGATACAAAGAAAGCGGCGTATGTTTTAGCTGAAAAAATGCAGTTAAGTAATTTTAAAATCGTAAACGATTCGGCGATTCGTATTTATGAGCAGGGTATCACCACACAAAAGATTTCGAGGGAATTGATGGCAAATGATGTAGAGATTGCTTCCATCAGCCAACATACCGAAACATTGGAGGACTATTTCTTAAAAATTACATCGGAGGTGGGAAAATCATGTTAA
- a CDS encoding sensor histidine kinase codes for MSDKTIIFFLAVVVCLLFLVVLYQRFIFGRGIQAKIKRMNKKLEEILETGSDEKVMVFTDNPVLMELGGQINRLLIDRQKIRADFKREEISSKKMLANISHDIKTPLTVILGYLEIMSLNHADNEMLKKVETKANQVMNLINQFFTLAKLESGDTNINLGKVNINEICRENVLEFYDILLQKDFDVDLFIPETAIFVQGEKEALQRILYNLLSNVIRYGSDGKYLGVFLRQDKGNVYIDVVDKGKGIEQEFASNVFDRLYTMEDSRNREIQGNGLGLTIAKNLAKQLEGDIFLNSIPNVKTTFTVSLKKITY; via the coding sequence ATGAGCGATAAAACAATCATATTCTTTTTGGCAGTTGTTGTCTGCTTATTATTCCTTGTGGTTTTATACCAGCGTTTTATTTTTGGCAGGGGAATACAGGCAAAGATAAAACGGATGAATAAAAAGTTGGAGGAAATTTTAGAAACTGGTAGCGACGAGAAAGTAATGGTATTTACGGACAACCCTGTTTTGATGGAATTAGGGGGACAAATCAACCGCCTGCTGATAGACCGACAGAAAATAAGGGCAGATTTTAAAAGGGAAGAAATTTCTTCTAAAAAGATGCTGGCGAATATCTCCCATGACATAAAAACACCGCTAACGGTCATATTGGGTTATCTGGAAATTATGAGCTTGAACCATGCAGATAATGAGATGTTGAAAAAAGTAGAAACAAAAGCGAATCAAGTTATGAACCTTATCAATCAGTTTTTTACATTGGCAAAACTGGAATCTGGCGATACAAATATAAATCTTGGCAAAGTCAATATCAACGAGATATGCAGGGAGAATGTTTTGGAGTTTTACGATATTTTATTGCAGAAAGATTTTGATGTTGATTTGTTTATTCCAGAAACAGCTATTTTTGTGCAGGGGGAGAAAGAAGCCCTGCAAAGAATTTTATACAATTTATTGTCAAATGTAATACGCTACGGCTCCGACGGCAAATATTTAGGAGTTTTTTTGCGTCAAGACAAGGGTAATGTATATATTGATGTGGTTGATAAAGGGAAAGGGATTGAACAGGAATTTGCATCGAATGTGTTTGACAGGCTTTATACAATGGAAGATTCCAGAAACAGGGAAATACAAGGGAACGGATTAGGTTTAACGATTGCTAAGAACCTTGCAAAGCAGTTAGAGGGCGATATATTTTTAAACAGCATACCGAATGTCAAAACAACTTTTACAGTAAGCCTCAAAAAAATAACTTATTAA
- a CDS encoding ABC transporter permease, whose translation MLKLVRLEWKKNNIGKYIKGVIIMAALLGLFVFALAFLGIANDPDGTLDAAPGTDVISAPIELFTSMAFLIYTSVMLATFIVSAYKNKTMNLMFSYPIKRQKILASQMIAVWTFNFAALILTKLAIYMCVFFGAKFMQSSFVVDFSIGSLSFYIQLILKSVVIVSMSFIALFVGMALKSSKATIVTSFLLIFLTQANIGDFTMAGNAVFPIILTAISLLFAALSIINVESKDLM comes from the coding sequence ATGTTAAAGCTTGTCAGACTTGAATGGAAAAAGAATAATATCGGGAAATATATCAAAGGCGTAATCATTATGGCGGCTCTGCTTGGCTTATTTGTTTTTGCGTTAGCGTTTTTGGGTATTGCCAACGACCCCGACGGAACACTGGATGCTGCGCCTGGGACAGATGTAATCTCCGCTCCCATTGAATTATTTACCAGCATGGCTTTTCTTATTTACACCAGTGTAATGTTGGCGACCTTTATTGTAAGCGCATACAAAAACAAGACCATGAATCTGATGTTTTCCTACCCTATTAAGCGGCAGAAAATCTTAGCTTCCCAAATGATTGCGGTCTGGACTTTTAATTTTGCCGCACTCATTTTAACAAAACTGGCAATTTATATGTGTGTGTTCTTTGGGGCAAAATTTATGCAGTCATCCTTTGTCGTTGATTTTTCAATAGGCAGTCTGTCATTTTATATACAACTGATACTAAAATCAGTGGTAATCGTCAGCATGAGCTTTATTGCCTTGTTTGTCGGGATGGCTTTAAAATCTTCAAAGGCAACGATTGTCACTTCATTTTTGTTGATTTTTCTCACGCAGGCGAACATTGGCGATTTCACAATGGCAGGCAACGCAGTATTTCCTATTATTTTGACGGCTATTTCTTTGCTTTTTGCCGCTTTGTCAATCATAAATGTGGAAAGCAAAGATTTAATGTAG
- the srtB gene encoding class B sortase produces the protein MNFKNYKTILCTAAAVTFLGAAVFCGFKIYSHYQQIDEQTEAFAEIAEVVENAEPEEEPPKDKETPVSEGEDILAKYKELYLQNEDMVGWIAIDGTSINYPVMQSRNNPNFYLKHSFEKEYSDLGVPYIQEDCDIPTSDNLVIYGHHIKGGRMFGALEDYKSKSFYEKHKTVQFDTLTEQAEYEIIAVFKTVAYSSEGYRYYDFVHAENEKEFDAYIGKCKELALYDTGVTAEYGDKLITLSTCEYSAQNGRLVVVAKKVN, from the coding sequence ATGAATTTTAAGAACTATAAAACCATTCTCTGTACCGCCGCCGCTGTTACCTTTTTAGGAGCAGCGGTTTTTTGCGGCTTTAAGATTTACAGCCATTACCAGCAGATAGACGAGCAGACGGAAGCCTTTGCGGAGATTGCCGAGGTCGTGGAGAACGCCGAGCCAGAGGAAGAACCGCCAAAAGATAAGGAGACGCCCGTCAGCGAGGGCGAGGATATATTGGCAAAATACAAAGAACTGTATTTGCAGAATGAGGATATGGTCGGGTGGATTGCCATTGACGGAACAAGCATCAACTACCCCGTCATGCAGAGCAGGAACAATCCCAACTTCTATCTGAAGCACAGCTTTGAAAAGGAATACAGCGACTTAGGCGTACCGTATATCCAAGAGGACTGCGACATCCCCACAAGCGACAATCTGGTTATCTACGGACACCACATCAAAGGCGGCAGGATGTTCGGGGCGTTGGAAGATTACAAATCCAAGAGCTTTTATGAGAAGCATAAGACCGTCCAGTTTGACACCCTCACGGAGCAGGCAGAGTATGAAATCATCGCCGTGTTTAAAACCGTGGCGTACAGCTCGGAGGGCTACCGCTACTATGATTTTGTCCATGCGGAGAATGAAAAAGAGTTTGATGCCTATATCGGGAAGTGTAAGGAACTTGCCTTGTATGATACGGGCGTGACCGCTGAATATGGGGATAAGCTCATTACCCTCTCCACCTGCGAATACTCGGCGCAGAACGGCAGGCTTGTCGTCGTGGCAAAAAAGGTAAATTGA
- a CDS encoding helix-turn-helix domain-containing protein: MFDYMNVKEAAEKWGLSERRIQVLCATNRIPDVMRISNVWLIPKTASKPIDGRFKKRDKEESDNE, translated from the coding sequence ATGTTTGATTACATGAATGTAAAAGAAGCGGCTGAAAAATGGGGATTGTCCGAACGGAGGATACAGGTATTATGCGCTACAAACCGAATCCCCGATGTAATGCGAATCAGCAATGTGTGGCTGATTCCAAAGACTGCATCAAAGCCTATAGACGGGCGTTTTAAAAAAAGAGATAAGGAGGAATCAGACAATGAGTAA
- a CDS encoding response regulator transcription factor encodes MSKILLVEDDMEISTMLKNFLHTEKFEVITAYDGKNALDRFFSDSFSLVLLDLMIPQISGIEVMEKIRENSTVPIIIISAKDTDSDKTLGLGLGADDYITKPFSVTEVLARIKANIRRTTQYAASATEQQPILQTGNLVMHLNEYSVTKNGCKIELTSKEFEILKLLLQNPKKVYTKEQIYSLVWNDTYYGDENAVNVHISRLRNKIEDNPREPQYVITVWGIGYKLGE; translated from the coding sequence ATGAGTAAGATTTTATTGGTTGAAGATGATATGGAAATCAGTACCATGCTAAAGAATTTTTTGCACACAGAAAAATTTGAGGTAATTACAGCGTATGATGGCAAAAATGCCCTCGACAGGTTCTTTTCGGATAGTTTCAGTCTGGTTTTGCTTGATTTGATGATTCCTCAAATAAGCGGAATTGAAGTCATGGAAAAAATCAGAGAAAACAGCACTGTCCCGATTATTATTATATCGGCAAAAGATACCGATTCTGATAAAACGCTTGGTTTAGGTTTGGGAGCAGATGATTATATAACGAAACCGTTTTCTGTCACAGAAGTATTGGCAAGGATAAAAGCAAATATCCGAAGAACTACACAGTATGCTGCAAGTGCAACAGAACAGCAGCCAATACTTCAAACGGGAAACCTTGTCATGCATCTGAATGAGTATTCTGTAACAAAAAACGGCTGTAAAATAGAGCTTACATCAAAAGAATTTGAAATTTTAAAGCTGTTATTGCAGAATCCAAAGAAAGTATATACGAAAGAACAGATTTACTCCCTTGTCTGGAATGATACCTATTATGGTGATGAAAATGCCGTCAATGTCCATATCAGCAGATTGAGGAATAAAATAGAGGATAATCCCCGTGAACCGCAGTATGTGATTACGGTATGGGGAATCGGATACAAATTGGGGGAGTGA
- a CDS encoding helix-turn-helix transcriptional regulator produces MNEAVGNLDFMELGQAIQKAREKQRITREELAEELGISARHLQSVEKEGQYPSFRLFIQLVTMFHISVDQYIHPDSPIGKTTLRRRLDVLLDTFDDAELTIIAGTAQGICTAKEQPED; encoded by the coding sequence ATGAACGAAGCCGTAGGAAACCTTGACTTTATGGAATTGGGGCAGGCTATCCAAAAAGCCCGTGAGAAGCAGCGAATTACAAGAGAGGAATTAGCCGAGGAGCTTGGCATTTCGGCAAGGCATTTGCAATCTGTGGAGAAAGAGGGGCAGTATCCGAGCTTTCGGCTGTTTATTCAGCTTGTTACAATGTTCCATATATCCGTAGACCAGTACATACACCCAGACAGTCCAATAGGGAAAACAACTTTACGTCGGCGGTTAGATGTGCTTCTTGATACTTTTGATGATGCGGAACTGACTATCATAGCAGGGACGGCGCAGGGGATATGTACGGCAAAAGAGCAGCCAGAGGATTGA
- a CDS encoding DUF4097 domain-containing protein — translation MNVKKILLAGILVIAFGICGCGNKEKIDSNEEFSAEGISEIVLDISSWNLKVMASSDDKVHIACEGKVENDRDMQVVQKDGKLMVQQDDDTDKNLAEQFSFGEAGKIILYIPKDNAVSLSMNNGSGEMELEAVSISALSLNNQSGYVTMSDFIAESVKIKSLSGDIKITDASCTDSNINTESAYVTMKNAVIGKAAVSTDSGEVNISNINSYDSLSVETGSGDITLSHETMPDNLSCHISSGSDDVTVQLKNAEFSTDTDGCKDGSIGKGENSLSIMSNSGTVIVK, via the coding sequence ATGAATGTGAAAAAAATACTGTTAGCGGGGATTTTAGTGATAGCTTTTGGCATATGCGGATGTGGAAACAAGGAAAAAATAGATTCTAACGAGGAATTTTCGGCGGAAGGCATTTCAGAAATTGTATTGGATATTTCCTCTTGGAATTTAAAAGTGATGGCTTCCAGTGATGACAAAGTACACATAGCCTGCGAAGGAAAAGTAGAAAATGACCGTGATATGCAGGTTGTGCAGAAAGATGGAAAACTAATGGTACAGCAGGATGATGATACGGACAAAAATCTGGCGGAGCAATTTTCGTTTGGTGAAGCAGGGAAGATAATACTGTATATTCCTAAAGATAATGCTGTTTCATTATCCATGAACAATGGTTCGGGAGAGATGGAGTTGGAAGCGGTCAGCATTTCCGCTTTGTCCTTGAACAACCAGTCTGGCTATGTAACGATGTCTGATTTCATAGCTGAAAGCGTAAAAATAAAATCTCTTTCAGGCGATATTAAAATAACAGATGCTTCATGTACGGATTCTAATATCAATACAGAATCTGCATATGTTACTATGAAAAATGCAGTTATTGGAAAGGCTGCTGTTTCGACAGATTCTGGCGAAGTGAATATAAGCAACATAAACAGCTATGATTCCCTATCTGTAGAAACGGGTTCGGGAGATATAACATTGTCCCATGAAACGATGCCAGATAATTTATCCTGCCATATATCCAGTGGTTCGGACGATGTAACCGTACAGCTTAAGAATGCGGAATTCAGTACCGATACAGACGGATGTAAGGATGGGAGCATCGGAAAGGGCGAAAACAGTTTATCTATCATGAGCAACAGCGGAACAGTAATTGTAAAATAG